The Fundidesulfovibrio putealis DSM 16056 genome segment GGCCGTTTCCAGGGTGTTCGGCGCGTAGGCGATCCGGATGTGGCAGTTGCCCTTGATGCCGTTCTCTTTGCCGTAGGTGTCGTTGAGCTGCTCGACGTTCTGGATCACGAGCAGGTAACTGATGCCGTACCCGGCCGCGTAGGCGATGGACCGGTTGACGATGTCCATCTTGCCGATGGACGTGAACTCATCCAGGAGCATCAGCAGGCGGCGGGGAGGCTTGGCCTGGACGCCGTTCTCGAACTCCATGCGTTCGCAGATTCGGGAGATGATAAGGTTTAGGATGAGCCGGATCAGTGGCCGGACGCGGTTGATGTCCGCCGGGCTCACGACCAGGTACAGGCTGGCCGGGACGGGTAGGTGCATGAGGTCCTGAACGCGGAAGTCGGACCGGGCCGTGTTCATGGCCACCACGGGATCACGGTAGAGGGCCAGGTTGACCAGGGCGGAGCTGACGACGCCGGAACTTTCGTTGGGAGCCTTGTTCAGCATCTCCCGGGCCGAGCTGGCGATGAAGTTGTGGATGTGGTCGCCGCCGGTAGTGCCGTTGGGGAAGCTTTTCGTCACGTACTCCGCATGGGGCGTTTCGAGCATCTCCTGGAAGAGCTTGTCGATGGTCTTTTTGGCGTCGGCCAGCATGTTTCCGAGATCGTTCAGCGTGGCCGTGCGCTTCTGCGTGAAGCGGATCATCACAAGGCAATGCATGAGCACTCCCGCGATGAAGGCAAACGCAGCCTTGCTCCAATGGTCCTGGAGGCCTTTGCCCTCCGGGTCCACGATCATGGTAGCGATATTCTGGACATCCGGGATGGCCGAAAGGGAGTCCAGCCGGACTTCCTCCAGCGGGTTGAAGCAGGCCGACTTGCCGCTGGCGTCGGAGGGATCGAACCGGAATACCTTATGCCCTTGCGAGAACCGCCACCCGGACGTGAGAGCCCAGTTTTCTCCCTTGATGTCGAGCACCACCACGGATTCGGGATAGGACAACAGGGTGGGCAGGATGATGCCCACGCCCTTGCCCGACCTGGTGGGCGCATAGAGCAGCATGTGTTCCGGCCCGTCGTGGCGCAGGTACCGGTGGACCTCCAGGGGCTGACTCCGGAAATTCCTCAGGAACGCCCGAAGGCCTTCGTGGCGCTGGACCCATCCGCCGACGTAGACCCCCTTGCCCCGCAAGAGGCCCATCCGCTTGATGTCCTTTCCGGAGGCCCATCGCGCTGAACCGTGCAGGTCACTGTGCCCTTTGGGCTTGCGCGCCCTCAGGAGGGCGAAACCCAAGATGAGCATCTGAGGAGCGACGAACAGCATCTGGCCGTGGAACACCGACTGGCGAACGGCCTCGTGCTGGTTTCCCAGGGAATGCCACTCAAAGATCTTCCAGGGTGCGTACCAGGCCACGCCGCCCAGGACAGCCAAGGGCTGCCCCAGGGCTTGCTGGTAGCCGAAATAGGCCGCAACCTGCTGGGTGGCCAGGATCATCGACCCCAGTGCCAGGAGCAGGCTGAACACTAAGTATCCCCACCGGAAAGCGTCTCTTGTGCTGCCTGACCCTCCAAGGCCGTACTGTTGTTTCTTCACGACATCTTCCTTTCGACTCAACACGATTTCTTGCTTTCGTTCTTTCCACTCTTCTTTACAGATCCCGATAGGGCTCCGTGAAAACCAGGTCTTTGGTGACCACGACGTTGAAGCGATAGCCCGGCCGGATTTCGAGCGTGGGATTGACGTTCATGCCTTTGGAGAGCACCTGCGCGGTCGTCTGCCCGAGCTGGGTGGCCAGAGCGGACGTCATCTGCTGCTGAAAGGAGGGGGAGGCGTTCCCCGTGAGCCCGCTGGCGCTGGTGGTTGGCGTAACGGTGTCCACTGCCCAGGCGGTTCCGCCCGTGATGAGCGACATGAGCAGGGCCGTGCCGAAGATGCGGAAGTAGTGGTTGTTCGCCTGGTCCTCGAAACCGCCGAATCCCGCCGAGTCCGTGCCGGGCATGGATCCCAGCGTGATGGCAGACCCGTCCGGGAAGATGATCCGGTTCCAGGCCACCAGCACGCGGGACTGACCGTAGACGATCCTGGAATCGTAGACGCCGTAGAGCTTCGAGCCCTGGGGGATGAGCAGGTGGCGGCCATCGGCCGTGTCGAAGACGTTCTGGGACACCTGGGCGATGATCTGCCCGGGGAGGTCCGAGCTGATGCCCCCGACCATCACAGCCGGGATGACCGAGCCGGTCTTGACCTCGAAGGGCTGCCCGGCCATGCGCACGCTCGAAGCCTGCCACTGCCGGTCCGAGGCCTTGGAGCGTTCGAGAAATGCCTCCTTGTCCTTGTCGGAGGCTGGGTTGTAATCGCCCTCGCGGGTCAGGGCCGCAGAGAGGCGATCCGACTGGGGGGCTCCACGGGAATCCCGGGCCTCGCCTTCCTTTGCGCCCGCTTGGCTTACGACCGCCTTGGCTCCCGCATCGTCCTTGCCCTTGTGGATGACCATGGGCGACGCCAGGGCCGTCATGGCGGCCTGGTGCTTCTGGCGGCGCAGTTCTTCACGTTCCCGCCTGAGTTCCGGAGGTTCATTGCTCGTGACAACAACGATGGGCGGAATCTCCGGGGACTCCTTCTTCGACGCGGGGAGAGGCGGTAGCGGCGTGGCCAGGCCCATGCCTCCCTCGCTCACCAGGGGCTTGTCGTCGCGCAGGATCACTTGCGGCTTGGCTTTCTCCTCCTTGCCGCTAGACCGGGACCAGTGGATCGAATAGGCCACGACCGAGAGAGCTACGACAACAACGGCGATCACCGCATAGGCTGGCCATTTCCGCAGCGTCACGGGCTGGATGAATTCATTGGGATCGTTGGCCATGCTCACCTCATTCTTTGGCGCACGTGGTGCACACGATGATTCGGGCGTAATCCGACGCAGGATTGACCCAGCTCAGGTTGTCGTCAGTAGTCAGGATGCGCAGATTCACGCGCCACTGCGTCGTGCTGACGCTTGTGGCCCAGGCCTGGAACGCCGTGAGCGGGGGAGCCTCGGCACCTGCGGACACGATGGAAGGAGCCACGAAGATTTCCGGAACCGTGCTGGTCCCGGGAGGGCAAACGGGCTTCGTGACGAGATCGCCATCCTTTGCCAGGGTGGCGCTCTTGAACAGCGTGCTGTTGCCCGTATCAGCCAGGACTTCCATTTTCCCGTTGCGACAGATGTACAGGCCCTGGTTCACATCCAGGAAAACCAGGCCCTCCGTGTCCGCATCGCAGGTTTCCGTGCCCAGCGCCCGGGCGGTGAACTGCACCTCCTGGACGTTCCGGATGGCGTGGTCCGTCATGTCCAGTTCCGTCTGCATGGCGTTGAGTTCCGCGTGCCCTGGCACGGACACCCGGTAGAGGAAATCCTGGCCGAGGCTGGTGGAATCGAACGTGGAGAGCCCCCCGAGGTGGCCAGCCCCCGGGGATGCGATCCCCAGGCTGGCCAGGTCGATGCTCCACCCTCCGAATGCGCCACGAAGCGTCCCGGCAGCCTGCCCGGGAACGTCGCCCGTGGGGATGAACGCTCCGGAGCCGCCCGCCATAGAGGCTGCCGAAGGCACGACGGCCGTGCCGAACTTTGGCCGCGCGGTTTCGTGGCCACGCCCGCCTGTGGTCAGCACCACGGCCTGGATTGTGTTGATGGTCGGCTGCCGGAAGTGGATTTGGTAGGTCTGCCCCCAGACGTTGTGCCCCTGGAATCCGGCCGGGAGAAACTCTTCCGTGACGAGCGGGCCGGTGGTGATGACAGGGCCGCTTGAAGCCGAGGTCTGGCCCAGCAAGGTCGTCTGGTGCTTGCGCACGTAGGCGGCGGCCGCCCGGCTCACCTGCATGAGCTGATCCGCCGCCTGGCGCTTCTCCATCTCCTCGGAACCCATCATCCAGAGGTTGGCCAGGGACGGCAGCAGGATGAACAGCACGACGATCCCGCCGATTACTTCGATCAGTTTCATCACTCGATCCCCACCACACTGACGAGGGACCCGTCAGGAACGAAGGACGGC includes the following:
- a CDS encoding type IV secretory system conjugative DNA transfer family protein translates to MFSLLLALGSMILATQQVAAYFGYQQALGQPLAVLGGVAWYAPWKIFEWHSLGNQHEAVRQSVFHGQMLFVAPQMLILGFALLRARKPKGHSDLHGSARWASGKDIKRMGLLRGKGVYVGGWVQRHEGLRAFLRNFRSQPLEVHRYLRHDGPEHMLLYAPTRSGKGVGIILPTLLSYPESVVVLDIKGENWALTSGWRFSQGHKVFRFDPSDASGKSACFNPLEEVRLDSLSAIPDVQNIATMIVDPEGKGLQDHWSKAAFAFIAGVLMHCLVMIRFTQKRTATLNDLGNMLADAKKTIDKLFQEMLETPHAEYVTKSFPNGTTGGDHIHNFIASSAREMLNKAPNESSGVVSSALVNLALYRDPVVAMNTARSDFRVQDLMHLPVPASLYLVVSPADINRVRPLIRLILNLIISRICERMEFENGVQAKPPRRLLMLLDEFTSIGKMDIVNRSIAYAAGYGISYLLVIQNVEQLNDTYGKENGIKGNCHIRIAYAPNTLETAKELSEMTGKTTVLTQKTSVSGARSGHLKNASVSISETARALLTPDECMRLPGLQKEGEKATKPGDMLIFVAGRSPIYGRQILYFLDPVFSERARTAPLDPAESPSHGPHPEKMPPPAGKTYADYLKQQEKAG
- a CDS encoding TrbI/VirB10 family protein: MANDPNEFIQPVTLRKWPAYAVIAVVVVALSVVAYSIHWSRSSGKEEKAKPQVILRDDKPLVSEGGMGLATPLPPLPASKKESPEIPPIVVVTSNEPPELRREREELRRQKHQAAMTALASPMVIHKGKDDAGAKAVVSQAGAKEGEARDSRGAPQSDRLSAALTREGDYNPASDKDKEAFLERSKASDRQWQASSVRMAGQPFEVKTGSVIPAVMVGGISSDLPGQIIAQVSQNVFDTADGRHLLIPQGSKLYGVYDSRIVYGQSRVLVAWNRIIFPDGSAITLGSMPGTDSAGFGGFEDQANNHYFRIFGTALLMSLITGGTAWAVDTVTPTTSASGLTGNASPSFQQQMTSALATQLGQTTAQVLSKGMNVNPTLEIRPGYRFNVVVTKDLVFTEPYRDL
- the pilV gene encoding shufflon system plasmid conjugative transfer pilus tip adhesin PilV, encoding MKLIEVIGGIVVLFILLPSLANLWMMGSEEMEKRQAADQLMQVSRAAAAYVRKHQTTLLGQTSASSGPVITTGPLVTEEFLPAGFQGHNVWGQTYQIHFRQPTINTIQAVVLTTGGRGHETARPKFGTAVVPSAASMAGGSGAFIPTGDVPGQAAGTLRGAFGGWSIDLASLGIASPGAGHLGGLSTFDSTSLGQDFLYRVSVPGHAELNAMQTELDMTDHAIRNVQEVQFTARALGTETCDADTEGLVFLDVNQGLYICRNGKMEVLADTGNSTLFKSATLAKDGDLVTKPVCPPGTSTVPEIFVAPSIVSAGAEAPPLTAFQAWATSVSTTQWRVNLRILTTDDNLSWVNPASDYARIIVCTTCAKE